One window of Methanomassiliicoccales archaeon genomic DNA carries:
- a CDS encoding NAD(P)-dependent alcohol dehydrogenase: MKAVVCSKYGPPEVLQLKEVEKPVPKENEVLIKVHAASINKADWIMIRGKPFVVRIMASGLLKPKNKIPGSDVAGRVEAVGKEVRQFHPGDEVFGNLAECGRGAYAEFACATEDALVLKPANITFEEAAASPLAAITALQGLRDKGKIRPGQKVLIYGASGGVGTFAVQIAKSFGAEVTAVCSTRNLEIARSIGADHVIDYTKEDLTKNGHHYDLIIGANGYRRISDYKRALSPKGIYVMSGGSGAQISQALLLGPLISMTGNKKMGSLTAKLRKEDLAVVSELLKDGKVVSFIDRQYHLDDVAEAFQYFEDGKARGKIVITIEQK; the protein is encoded by the coding sequence ATGAAAGCAGTTGTATGCTCAAAATACGGGCCACCGGAAGTTCTTCAGCTCAAGGAGGTGGAAAAACCTGTTCCGAAGGAAAATGAGGTGCTTATAAAAGTCCATGCGGCATCCATAAACAAAGCTGACTGGATCATGATCAGAGGCAAACCGTTCGTCGTCCGTATAATGGCCTCTGGGCTTCTGAAGCCTAAAAACAAGATACCTGGATCGGACGTGGCCGGTCGGGTCGAAGCGGTCGGCAAGGAGGTTAGGCAGTTCCATCCAGGTGATGAGGTTTTCGGGAACCTAGCTGAGTGTGGTCGGGGTGCCTATGCCGAATTTGCATGTGCCACCGAAGATGCACTTGTGTTGAAACCGGCCAACATAACATTCGAGGAAGCGGCGGCCTCACCTTTGGCTGCAATCACCGCTCTTCAGGGCCTTCGTGACAAAGGAAAGATTCGGCCGGGTCAAAAGGTATTGATTTATGGGGCGTCGGGCGGCGTAGGTACGTTCGCAGTGCAGATCGCTAAATCGTTCGGGGCCGAGGTAACCGCGGTGTGCAGCACGAGGAATTTGGAAATTGCACGCTCGATCGGGGCAGATCACGTCATTGATTACACTAAGGAAGATTTGACTAAGAATGGCCATCACTATGACCTGATCATTGGCGCCAACGGATATCGTCGAATCTCAGATTACAAGCGGGCATTAAGTCCCAAAGGGATCTACGTCATGAGCGGAGGTTCTGGCGCTCAAATATCCCAGGCGCTGTTGCTTGGGCCATTGATCTCAATGACCGGCAACAAGAAAATGGGCAGCTTGACGGCAAAGTTGAGGAAGGAAGACCTGGCTGTTGTTAGCGAGCTTCTTAAAGATGGTAAGGTGGTGTCATTCATAGATAGACAGTACCATCTGGATGATGTTGCGGAGGCATTCCAGTATTTCGAAGATGGAAAGGCTCGGGGTAAGATCGTCATAACTATAGAACAGAAATAA
- a CDS encoding LURP-one-related family protein: MTNTYSLLAINDLVLKKKILSLHEHYDVEDINGTKLGEAEGNLVQIPAKFTLKDTNNSELMHLGGKVLSIRDQFTLYDGSGAELGVIKKKIIKLIGREYWIEKNGVEVMRIFGNFTDHDYQMQINGAQVAMVHRRWFSVRDKIGVSITGMVDHRLVIGAVIVIEHLEVKEK, from the coding sequence ATGACCAATACGTACTCCCTTCTTGCGATTAACGATCTGGTGCTGAAAAAGAAGATATTGTCTTTACACGAGCACTATGATGTGGAAGATATAAATGGGACTAAATTGGGGGAAGCCGAAGGCAATCTGGTTCAGATTCCCGCCAAATTCACTCTCAAGGACACCAATAATTCGGAGCTGATGCATCTCGGCGGGAAAGTGTTGTCGATCCGAGACCAGTTCACTTTGTATGACGGATCTGGAGCAGAGTTGGGAGTTATAAAGAAAAAGATTATCAAGTTGATCGGAAGAGAGTATTGGATAGAGAAAAACGGAGTCGAGGTGATGCGTATCTTTGGGAACTTCACCGATCACGACTACCAGATGCAGATCAACGGCGCTCAGGTCGCTATGGTGCATAGGAGATGGTTCTCTGTCCGAGATAAGATTGGTGTCTCGATTACAGGCATGGTAGATCATAGGTTGGTAATTGGAGCTGTGATCGTGATTGAGCACCTGGAAGTGAAGGAGAAATAA
- a CDS encoding helix-turn-helix domain-containing protein, producing MDETIEMPYAISLVGSRPESVMRSLISQLRSIKTLVLFHSAHPISMAAANSISMTLHDVGIKVVKNQIEDVFNFFEVFLSADYICSKYGEPAWVNATDGPGLGASALTTFATIHGIDLVSYDEEKDATFLVHLTELNELLQCSVKFKRLLEEIIRNDNCSMGQICSNLIISRSTASRQLKTLRRLNLINISGSGRGRSPFIISMTAWGRQFCQYSGMD from the coding sequence ATGGACGAAACGATAGAAATGCCCTATGCAATTTCACTGGTGGGATCCAGACCTGAATCTGTAATGAGGTCACTGATATCCCAGTTGAGGTCCATAAAAACGTTGGTCCTCTTCCATTCTGCACATCCCATTTCGATGGCCGCGGCGAACTCCATATCCATGACCTTGCACGATGTCGGGATAAAAGTGGTAAAAAATCAAATTGAAGACGTGTTCAACTTTTTTGAGGTCTTCTTGTCAGCCGATTATATCTGCTCGAAATATGGGGAACCTGCTTGGGTCAATGCCACCGATGGTCCGGGGCTGGGGGCTTCCGCCTTAACGACGTTCGCCACCATACACGGTATCGATTTAGTATCATATGACGAAGAAAAGGATGCGACTTTTTTAGTCCATCTCACCGAGCTTAACGAACTATTGCAGTGCAGTGTAAAGTTCAAGAGATTGTTGGAGGAGATAATAAGAAATGATAATTGCTCAATGGGGCAAATTTGTTCCAATCTTATTATTTCCAGATCCACGGCATCGAGACAACTGAAAACGCTCCGCAGGTTAAATTTGATAAACATATCAGGATCTGGACGAGGCCGATCTCCGTTCATAATATCAATGACCGCCTGGGGCAGACAATTTTGCCAATATTCAGGAATGGATTGA
- a CDS encoding DUF4386 domain-containing protein, whose amino-acid sequence MSFSDLRGEVTRMTEGYYRKNAIITGVLFIIATGVDILSISFLGPINATNYLVDVSANGGLVAAGALLLFIGGAAATGIAISLYPVLRKYNGGLALGAVGFRTIEGVLRFVAVCGLLLLITLSHQFVEAGAPDSSYFQTLGALLLAGYRWVANVGALLAFSIGCMLYYIIFYRTKLVPRWLSGWGLVAAILTMLSCVLTMFGAIDPFSTEQIILNLPILPQEMVLAAWLIVKGFNPSAIASGEHS is encoded by the coding sequence ATGTCCTTCAGCGACTTACGTGGAGAAGTGACTAGAATGACAGAAGGATATTACCGAAAGAACGCAATAATTACGGGAGTTTTATTTATAATTGCAACGGGCGTGGATATACTAAGCATCTCATTCCTGGGACCTATAAATGCTACGAATTACCTTGTTGATGTTTCTGCAAATGGAGGCTTAGTGGCAGCAGGAGCCCTTCTTTTGTTTATCGGTGGTGCTGCCGCTACTGGTATTGCTATTTCACTGTATCCAGTGCTAAGAAAATACAATGGAGGTCTAGCTCTTGGAGCGGTTGGTTTCAGGACTATTGAGGGAGTGTTACGTTTTGTTGCTGTGTGCGGTCTGCTACTACTAATAACATTAAGCCATCAATTTGTAGAAGCTGGAGCTCCGGATTCATCGTATTTCCAAACCTTGGGAGCGTTGTTACTAGCAGGATATCGTTGGGTGGCCAATGTTGGGGCGCTGCTGGCCTTTTCTATAGGGTGTATGCTATATTATATCATATTTTATCGAACAAAACTAGTTCCTCGATGGTTATCGGGCTGGGGTCTTGTCGCTGCCATATTGACCATGTTATCATGCGTATTGACCATGTTCGGTGCCATAGATCCTTTTTCAACGGAACAGATCATTTTGAATCTTCCAATACTCCCGCAAGAAATGGTTCTTGCCGCATGGCTGATAGTTAAAGGATTTAATCCATCCGCAATCGCTTCGGGGGAACATTCATGA
- a CDS encoding helix-turn-helix domain-containing protein: protein MKTNVDEDRLSDILIQLSNADRRRIIEVLQTKKLKLNEVAKELDITATEAFRQLQRLTDAGLLEKTSDGRYRSTPYSRLIQESSTAMDFLSKHREYFLDHDTSLIPPQFRARFGELSKTVLHTEAVPNINTGSEVLKSAEERIDVIGEHRLEQHVQIAKQRSLEGVKVRTLLQESNIESMKEEIISVKQSLERRFIPRVCAVMIMTEKIVGIALPRLDGKMDYQVFAGNDSESMRWASDLFEDQWNKAKPWHP, encoded by the coding sequence GTGAAAACGAACGTCGATGAGGACCGCCTCTCCGACATTCTCATACAGTTATCCAACGCAGACAGGCGGAGGATAATTGAGGTTCTTCAGACGAAGAAGCTCAAGCTAAACGAAGTTGCAAAGGAGCTGGATATCACTGCTACAGAGGCGTTCAGGCAGTTGCAGCGGTTGACGGATGCTGGCCTCTTGGAGAAGACCTCTGATGGCAGATACCGCTCCACCCCATATTCGAGGCTCATCCAAGAATCCTCCACCGCCATGGACTTTCTTTCCAAACATAGGGAGTATTTCTTAGACCATGATACGTCGCTCATTCCTCCTCAATTCCGCGCCAGGTTCGGAGAGCTCTCGAAGACCGTACTTCATACTGAGGCGGTCCCCAACATCAACACCGGCAGCGAGGTCCTCAAGAGCGCCGAGGAGCGGATCGACGTGATCGGCGAACATCGCTTGGAGCAGCATGTCCAGATAGCCAAACAGCGCTCGTTGGAGGGAGTGAAGGTCAGGACCCTGTTGCAGGAAAGCAACATTGAGAGCATGAAAGAGGAGATCATCTCTGTTAAGCAATCGCTGGAGAGGAGATTCATCCCCCGAGTTTGCGCTGTCATGATAATGACCGAAAAAATAGTCGGGATTGCGTTACCGAGGTTGGATGGAAAGATGGATTACCAGGTCTTCGCCGGTAACGATTCAGAATCAATGAGATGGGCCAGCGACCTATTTGAAGATCAATGGAATAAGGCCAAGCCATGGCACCCTTAG
- a CDS encoding class I SAM-dependent methyltransferase codes for MSNDRLNKMDLIRKHFSSQSDDYDQDIIKCIPSYITMLAAVVGSLPFDESEVLHIIDLGTGTGALSNRVMQRFPNCKLTCVDMTCEMLEKAKLRLVDSADITYLEKDFYDLELQEGCDAVVSSLALHHLMTNDDKRSFYAKVYRSLRPGGVFVNADAVLSTDEWIEDLYMRKWVEFMRVSMDEDEVKTLLERCRREDSFPCLMDQLRWLIDAGFSKVDVIWKDHMSAVVWARR; via the coding sequence ATGAGCAATGATAGGCTGAATAAGATGGATTTAATTCGAAAACATTTCTCCAGCCAGAGCGATGATTATGATCAGGATATTATCAAATGCATACCGAGCTACATCACCATGCTCGCAGCTGTAGTCGGTTCGCTGCCATTTGACGAGAGCGAGGTGTTGCATATAATCGATTTAGGAACTGGGACCGGCGCCCTGTCAAATAGGGTCATGCAGCGTTTCCCCAACTGTAAGCTCACCTGCGTGGACATGACATGTGAGATGCTTGAGAAGGCGAAGCTCCGGTTAGTGGATAGTGCGGACATCACGTACCTGGAGAAAGACTTCTATGACCTTGAATTGCAGGAGGGCTGTGATGCGGTCGTTTCGTCCCTGGCGCTTCATCATCTAATGACCAATGATGATAAACGCTCCTTCTATGCGAAGGTGTACCGTTCCTTGCGTCCGGGAGGTGTGTTCGTCAATGCCGATGCCGTACTATCGACAGATGAATGGATCGAAGACCTTTACATGAGGAAATGGGTGGAGTTCATGCGCGTAAGCATGGATGAGGATGAAGTGAAAACGTTGCTTGAAAGGTGCAGGAGAGAAGACTCCTTTCCATGCTTGATGGACCAACTCAGGTGGCTCATAGATGCTGGATTCTCCAAGGTTGATGTGATTTGGAAAGATCACATGAGTGCCGTGGTCTGGGCGAGACGATGA
- a CDS encoding 2-dehydropantoate 2-reductase: protein MDALRTNGLFVKSNSLGDIKISVKATDRPAEVDPVDLIMFCVKTYDLDSAAQQMSPLIRKGTVIIPVQNGVEAADRIGKIVGLEHLLGGVSWVSARVEKPGVIIHGGSTRLIFGELAGGVTRRTEEISKVLKEANIVAELHPNIRHALWEKMVSNSAASGIFSLIRLPAGPIRDYPDSMQLLRDTMEENVVVAKACGVAIPERFVDDTMKMLEGYANWVRPSMLVDLMAGYRLELDATIGTIVRLGRENGVETPINSTIYRALLPHLNGASPNPTPPEDG, encoded by the coding sequence CTGGATGCCCTGAGGACTAATGGCCTATTCGTCAAATCCAACTCACTCGGAGACATCAAAATATCTGTGAAAGCAACTGATAGGCCCGCCGAAGTTGACCCCGTTGACCTAATCATGTTCTGTGTGAAGACCTACGACCTCGACTCCGCCGCGCAGCAGATGTCACCACTTATCAGGAAAGGAACCGTCATAATCCCAGTTCAGAACGGCGTAGAGGCTGCTGACCGCATCGGGAAGATAGTCGGATTAGAGCATCTCCTCGGAGGAGTCTCATGGGTGAGCGCCAGAGTCGAGAAACCAGGTGTTATCATACACGGAGGTTCAACGAGGCTAATATTCGGGGAACTCGCAGGAGGCGTGACAAGGCGCACAGAAGAGATCTCCAAAGTTCTCAAAGAAGCTAATATCGTCGCCGAGCTTCACCCAAATATCCGCCATGCATTGTGGGAGAAGATGGTCTCCAACTCAGCAGCCAGCGGGATCTTTTCATTGATTAGGCTCCCAGCAGGACCTATCAGAGATTACCCTGATTCTATGCAGCTGCTACGCGATACTATGGAGGAGAACGTCGTTGTGGCAAAGGCATGTGGGGTCGCTATACCTGAAAGATTTGTCGATGATACTATGAAGATGTTAGAGGGCTATGCGAATTGGGTAAGACCGTCTATGCTGGTCGACCTCATGGCGGGCTATCGGCTGGAACTTGACGCTACAATCGGCACCATCGTTCGACTGGGTCGAGAGAATGGAGTCGAGACTCCCATCAACTCCACTATTTACAG
- a CDS encoding site-specific integrase, with product MRITKEVRSLSSDELEDIQEAANGIKGWTGEVCRFLVVILPNTGLRPSELRLADLKDLNPDMIFIKIKNPKGKGKYGRERKAVILPPARLAIVKFLKARKAYLEKYGFDEDAAPLIPSVRGRSNPCIYSSNSFRRFKKVIGARLPAGFEQFSLKTFWATFLQIVMKDHPELLEDVSYSMGHSSTVTTKRYYRRIEEDKTVERIHNAFATPPSEQAGAKNPLIDKKFEVTGYA from the coding sequence ATGCGAATTACCAAGGAGGTAAGAAGCCTATCTTCGGACGAGCTGGAAGATATACAGGAGGCGGCTAACGGAATAAAGGGATGGACGGGCGAGGTGTGTCGCTTCTTGGTGGTCATACTGCCCAATACCGGTCTTCGACCGTCTGAACTAAGACTGGCTGACCTGAAGGATCTGAACCCCGACATGATTTTCATCAAGATCAAGAATCCTAAGGGGAAGGGCAAGTATGGGAGGGAGAGGAAAGCCGTGATCCTTCCTCCGGCCAGACTGGCCATCGTTAAATTCCTTAAAGCTCGTAAGGCTTACCTGGAGAAGTATGGGTTCGACGAGGATGCTGCACCGCTCATTCCCTCGGTGCGGGGGAGATCGAATCCGTGCATCTACTCCAGCAACTCCTTTCGTCGCTTCAAGAAAGTGATTGGGGCTCGTTTGCCAGCGGGCTTTGAGCAATTCTCCTTGAAGACCTTCTGGGCGACCTTCCTGCAGATCGTGATGAAGGACCACCCAGAGCTGCTAGAGGATGTGTCCTATTCCATGGGGCACTCCTCTACCGTAACGACAAAGAGGTACTATCGGCGCATCGAAGAGGACAAGACCGTAGAGAGGATTCATAACGCGTTTGCCACACCTCCCTCGGAACAGGCCGGTGCAAAAAACCCCCTGATTGACAAAAAATTTGAGGTGACTGGATATGCCTAA